A genome region from Tenrec ecaudatus isolate mTenEca1 chromosome 13, mTenEca1.hap1, whole genome shotgun sequence includes the following:
- the LOC142424544 gene encoding large ribosomal subunit protein eL27-like produces the protein MGKFMKPGKVVLVLAGRYSGRKDVIVKNIDDGTSDRPYSHTLVAGIDRYPRKVTAAMGKKKIAKRSKIKCFVKVYKYNHLMPTRYSVDIPLDKAIVNKDVFRDPALKRKAHREAKVKFEERYKTGKNKWFFQKLRF, from the exons ATGGGCAAGTTCATGAAACCCGGGAAGGTGGTGCTGGTCCTGGCGGGACGCTATTCGGGACGCAAAGACGTCATCGTGAAG AACATTGACGATGGCACCTCGGACCGCCCCTACAGCCACACCCTGGTGGCTGGAATCGACCGATATCCCCGCAAAGTGACAGCTGCCATGGGCAAGAAGAAAATTGCCAAGAGGTCGAAGATCAAGTGTTTTGTGAAGGTGTATAAATATAATCACCTCATGCCCACGAGGTACTCCGTAGACATCCCCTTGGACAAAGCTATCGTCAACAAGGATGTCTTCAGAGACCCGGCTCTTAAACGCAAGGCCCATCGGGAGGCCAAGGTCAAATTTGAGGAGAGGTACAAGACAGGCAAAAACAAGTGGTTCTTCCAGAAGCTGAGATTCTAG